One Kallotenue papyrolyticum genomic window carries:
- a CDS encoding metal ABC transporter permease, with amino-acid sequence MIDLLLTLFTDYTLRTITLGAAILGLVGGALGTFALLRRQSLLGDALAHAALPGIALAFLLTQTRATPVLLAGAALTGWLANLAMLRIVAETRISEDAATGIVLTVFFGFGIMLLTWIQQRGSAAQAGLDRYLFGQAASLIEEQVMTMGLLGGLALLVVALLFKEFKLITFDPVFAASIGLPVQRLGVLLTSLIVVAVLIGLQTVGVVLMAAMLVAPAAAARQWTERLGVMLALSGLFGALAGVSGALISVSNGHLPTGPLVILSATLIVIVSLLFGAARGLVWQRWRARRRVQSAPATGAAFESQESWR; translated from the coding sequence ATGATCGATCTGCTACTGACCCTGTTCACCGACTACACACTACGCACCATCACGCTCGGCGCGGCGATCCTGGGACTGGTCGGCGGCGCGCTGGGCACCTTTGCGCTGCTGCGCCGTCAATCGTTGCTGGGCGATGCGCTGGCCCATGCCGCGCTGCCGGGGATCGCGCTGGCCTTTCTGCTGACGCAGACGCGCGCAACGCCGGTGCTGCTGGCCGGCGCCGCGCTCACCGGCTGGCTGGCCAATCTGGCCATGCTGCGCATTGTGGCCGAAACGCGCATCAGCGAAGACGCCGCTACCGGCATCGTGCTGACCGTCTTTTTTGGCTTTGGCATCATGTTGTTGACCTGGATCCAGCAGCGCGGTTCGGCGGCCCAGGCCGGCCTGGATCGCTACCTGTTCGGCCAGGCGGCCTCGCTGATCGAAGAGCAGGTCATGACCATGGGCCTGCTCGGCGGCCTGGCCTTGCTGGTGGTGGCACTCCTGTTCAAGGAGTTCAAGCTGATCACCTTCGATCCGGTGTTTGCCGCGTCGATCGGCCTACCGGTGCAGCGGCTCGGCGTGCTGCTGACCTCGCTGATCGTTGTGGCCGTGCTGATCGGCCTGCAGACGGTAGGCGTGGTGTTAATGGCGGCGATGCTGGTCGCGCCTGCGGCTGCCGCGCGCCAGTGGACCGAGCGGCTGGGCGTGATGTTGGCGCTTTCTGGGCTCTTCGGCGCGCTGGCCGGCGTCAGCGGCGCGCTGATCAGCGTCAGCAACGGCCACTTACCGACGGGGCCGCTGGTGATCCTCAGCGCCACGCTGATCGTGATCGTATCGCTGCTCTTCGGCGCGGCGCGCGGCCTGGTCTGGCAGCGCTGGCGCGCCCGGCGGCGCGTGCAGAGCGCTCCGGCCACCGGCGCGGCCTTTGAGTCACAGGAGAGCTGGCGATGA
- a CDS encoding metal ABC transporter permease translates to MSPELVILLTGVLTATACALLGAFLLLRRLAMLADAISHAILPGLVAGYALARGPNLWLGALGAAAAGLLTVVLVELLLKSGRVKQDAAIGLVFPAMFALGTVLVTRYFANVHLDADAILYGEIAFAPFDLLIIGGRNYGPQPLWVLGGLTLINLIFVLLCYKELKLTTFDPQFAATIGIAPAIMHYALMTMVSFTTVGAFTAVGAILVVAFLIVPPATAYLLTNRLAPMIALAIGIAALAAVGGFGLALLLDASIAGAMATLAGVFFAAAALFAPEHGVLAKRARRAQQRRQFATEMLIVHLANHEGTPAQAAESELAHLQAELRWSPEFATQVVRRASEAGLIARTNGQLHLTEAGRHLAQRVLAR, encoded by the coding sequence ATGAGCCCTGAGCTGGTGATCCTGCTGACCGGCGTGCTGACCGCCACGGCCTGCGCGTTGCTGGGCGCCTTTCTGCTGCTGCGGCGCTTGGCGATGCTGGCCGATGCGATCAGCCACGCGATCCTGCCCGGGCTGGTGGCCGGCTATGCCCTGGCGCGCGGTCCCAACCTGTGGCTCGGCGCGCTGGGGGCAGCGGCGGCCGGCCTCCTGACGGTGGTGCTGGTGGAGCTGCTGCTCAAAAGCGGGCGCGTCAAGCAGGATGCAGCGATCGGTCTGGTCTTTCCGGCGATGTTTGCGCTGGGCACCGTGTTGGTGACCAGGTATTTCGCCAACGTGCACCTGGACGCCGACGCGATCCTCTATGGCGAGATCGCCTTCGCGCCCTTTGATCTGCTGATCATCGGCGGACGCAACTACGGGCCGCAACCGTTGTGGGTGCTCGGCGGGCTGACGCTGATCAACCTGATCTTCGTGCTGCTGTGCTACAAGGAGCTGAAGCTCACCACCTTTGATCCGCAGTTCGCGGCGACGATCGGCATCGCGCCGGCGATCATGCACTACGCGCTGATGACGATGGTCTCGTTCACCACCGTCGGCGCGTTTACAGCGGTAGGCGCGATCCTGGTAGTGGCCTTTCTGATCGTGCCGCCGGCGACGGCCTACCTGCTGACCAACCGCCTCGCGCCGATGATCGCGCTGGCGATCGGCATCGCCGCGCTGGCGGCGGTGGGCGGCTTTGGGCTGGCGCTGCTGCTGGACGCGTCGATCGCCGGCGCGATGGCGACGCTGGCGGGCGTGTTCTTTGCTGCTGCGGCGCTGTTCGCGCCGGAGCATGGCGTGCTGGCCAAGCGGGCGCGGCGCGCGCAGCAACGCCGTCAGTTCGCCACCGAAATGCTGATCGTGCACCTGGCCAACCACGAGGGCACACCGGCGCAGGCTGCCGAGAGCGAACTGGCCCACTTGCAGGCCGAGCTGCGCTGGAGCCCGGAATTTGCGACACAGGTGGTGCGCCGGGCGAGCGAAGCCGGATTGATCGCGCGCACCAACGGCCAGCTCCACCTGACCGAGGCCGGACGCCATCTGGCGCAGCGCGTGCTGGCCCGCTGA
- a CDS encoding pyridoxal phosphate-dependent aminotransferase yields MTGFFAGSDLTPNRIEQVRRQLDGHYIDLTSSNPTQHGLLFPAHVLEAAAASYWNQRRYEPQPRGDARARQAVVDYYAARTPALPLVLDDVFLTASTSEAYSLLFALLTEPGDNVLAPVVTYPLFEYLAELHHIELRPYALDEARGWRIDPASLHAQVDNRTRAVLIVSPHNPTGAIVSEALPALTTLGLPLICDEVFAEFTYRQPTTPPIGALHPELPVFHLNGISKLFALPDLKLGWIALNAAARPFADRLELLNDTFLGANALTQHMLPALFAAGGDFVRAMRERVRCNLDLALERLSACPVLRVHAPDGGYYLFPEVLGCDDEEELVIHCLRHGVRVHPGFFFGYERGVHIMLSCLTRTEQLEAGLTRLLAALAHL; encoded by the coding sequence ATGACCGGTTTTTTCGCGGGCAGCGATCTGACGCCCAATCGCATCGAACAGGTTCGCCGGCAGCTCGATGGGCACTATATCGATCTGACCAGCAGCAACCCGACGCAGCATGGCCTGCTGTTTCCCGCGCATGTGCTGGAAGCGGCTGCTGCGTCGTACTGGAACCAGCGCCGCTACGAGCCGCAGCCGCGCGGCGATGCGCGCGCCCGTCAGGCGGTCGTCGACTACTACGCCGCGCGCACGCCGGCGCTGCCGTTGGTGCTTGATGACGTCTTCCTGACGGCCAGCACCAGCGAAGCCTATTCGCTGCTGTTCGCGTTGCTGACCGAGCCGGGGGATAACGTGCTCGCGCCGGTGGTGACCTACCCGCTCTTCGAGTATCTGGCCGAGCTGCACCATATCGAGCTGCGGCCCTATGCCCTAGACGAGGCGCGCGGCTGGCGCATCGATCCGGCCAGCCTGCACGCGCAGGTCGATAATCGCACGCGCGCAGTGCTGATTGTCTCGCCGCACAATCCCACCGGTGCGATCGTCAGTGAAGCGTTGCCGGCGCTGACGACGCTTGGCCTGCCGCTGATCTGCGACGAGGTCTTCGCCGAGTTCACCTACCGCCAGCCGACGACGCCGCCGATCGGTGCGCTGCATCCTGAGCTGCCGGTATTTCATCTCAACGGTATCTCCAAGCTGTTCGCATTGCCCGACCTCAAGCTGGGTTGGATCGCGCTCAACGCCGCAGCGCGGCCCTTTGCCGATCGCCTGGAGCTGCTCAACGATACCTTTCTGGGCGCCAACGCCCTGACGCAGCATATGCTGCCGGCGCTCTTCGCCGCCGGCGGCGACTTTGTGCGCGCCATGCGCGAGCGCGTGCGCTGCAACCTCGATCTGGCGCTCGAACGCCTGTCGGCCTGTCCGGTGCTGCGCGTGCACGCGCCCGATGGCGGCTACTACCTCTTCCCGGAAGTGCTCGGCTGCGACGACGAGGAGGAGCTGGTGATCCACTGCCTGCGCCACGGCGTGCGCGTGCATCCCGGCTTTTTCTTCGGCTACGAGCGGGGCGTGCACATCATGCTCTCGTGCCTGACGCGGACCGAGCAGTTGGAGGCAGGGCTGACGCGCTTGTTGGCGGCGCTGGCCCACCTCTGA
- a CDS encoding glycosyl hydrolase family 18 protein, with protein MRIAWQATLLRFSALPRPVLGGSYLLLFGLWALLLQDTLALWQRREVEIERRRLAAALLPMPTVGSTPTATPPPPPPTATPLPTATPRPVAVVHPKSGRLIAAWLPTSFDAEDARASFETNKDILDEVSPFWYGVDPATGALIPDRGARDAALVAAAQAADVLVLPTIHNVSQPAAILPLLRDPERRARHVQAIVAEVLQYGYDGIDIDYEMLPPQSRESYSAFMRELAQALRAHGKLLTVAVHAKTTDTGGWGAFQDWALLGEICDRVRIMTYDYSWRGSGPGPIAPMSWVAAVATYARSVVPADKIQLGIPFYGYNWGEGEEAIAQTWRDIQRLIETYQPQVHIAARDSSGPIEESWFVYRVNGRRRTVWFADHRALSAKLELIEQQDLAGIAIWRLGNEDPQNWDVIRTQLVENSSNVQRVFNTYLPDH; from the coding sequence ATGCGCATCGCATGGCAGGCCACGTTGCTGCGCTTCAGCGCGCTCCCGCGCCCGGTGCTGGGGGGCAGCTACCTGCTGCTGTTCGGGCTGTGGGCGCTGCTGCTGCAGGATACGCTCGCGCTCTGGCAGCGCCGCGAGGTCGAGATCGAGCGCCGGCGGCTGGCCGCGGCACTGCTGCCCATGCCCACCGTCGGCAGCACGCCCACGGCTACGCCCCCGCCGCCCCCACCGACAGCCACGCCCCTGCCGACGGCCACACCCCGCCCGGTGGCGGTGGTGCATCCCAAATCCGGACGCCTGATCGCTGCCTGGCTGCCGACCTCCTTCGACGCCGAGGACGCGCGCGCCTCGTTCGAGACCAACAAAGATATCCTCGACGAGGTCAGCCCGTTCTGGTACGGCGTCGATCCGGCCACCGGCGCGCTGATCCCCGACCGGGGCGCGCGCGATGCAGCGCTGGTAGCCGCGGCCCAGGCCGCCGATGTGCTGGTGCTGCCCACGATCCACAACGTCAGCCAGCCAGCAGCGATCCTGCCGCTGCTGCGCGATCCCGAGCGGCGCGCGCGCCATGTGCAGGCGATCGTCGCCGAAGTGCTGCAGTACGGCTACGACGGCATCGACATCGACTATGAAATGCTGCCGCCGCAGAGCCGCGAGTCCTACAGCGCCTTTATGCGCGAGCTGGCCCAGGCGCTGAGGGCGCACGGCAAGCTGCTGACGGTGGCCGTCCATGCCAAGACCACAGACACCGGTGGCTGGGGCGCGTTCCAGGACTGGGCGCTGCTGGGCGAAATCTGCGACCGCGTCCGGATCATGACCTACGACTATAGCTGGCGCGGTAGCGGTCCCGGCCCGATCGCGCCCATGAGCTGGGTGGCGGCGGTAGCGACCTACGCGCGCTCGGTGGTTCCGGCCGATAAGATCCAACTTGGTATCCCCTTCTACGGCTACAACTGGGGCGAGGGCGAGGAGGCGATCGCCCAGACCTGGCGCGACATCCAGCGCCTGATCGAGACCTACCAGCCGCAGGTACACATCGCCGCGCGCGACAGCAGCGGCCCGATCGAGGAGTCGTGGTTTGTGTACCGCGTCAATGGCCGGCGCCGCACGGTCTGGTTTGCCGATCACCGCGCACTGAGCGCCAAACTGGAGCTGATCGAGCAGCAGGACCTGGCCGGCATCGCCATCTGGCGGCTGGGCAACGAAGATCCGCAGAACTGGGACGTGATTCGCACGCAACTGGTGGAGAACAGCAGCAACGTGCAGCGCGTCTTCAACACTTATCTGCCCGATCACTGA
- a CDS encoding adenylate kinase has protein sequence MPVHLILLGPPGVGKSTQASLLRQRYPIEPLATGALLRAEVKAGTPLGRQAQAIIERGQLVDDAIMIAMVRQRLAALPPEQGFLLDGFPRTIGQAVALDGLLHELGRPLTVVLQPLVEREDVVRRLAARRECRSCATPVQLQAQPTLPACPRCGGELVQRADDTPEVILQRIRVYEQQTAPLVEYYRGAGLLAPVDGRGTPQEVAERLCTVIEGRSRRAALPRAAEVSRALGA, from the coding sequence ATGCCGGTCCACCTGATCCTGCTGGGTCCGCCTGGGGTTGGCAAAAGCACGCAGGCCAGCCTGCTCAGGCAACGCTACCCGATCGAACCGCTGGCGACCGGCGCACTGCTGCGCGCGGAGGTCAAAGCTGGCACACCGCTGGGCCGCCAGGCGCAAGCGATCATCGAACGCGGCCAGCTGGTCGATGACGCGATCATGATCGCCATGGTGCGCCAGCGCTTGGCCGCGCTCCCGCCTGAGCAGGGCTTTCTGCTGGACGGTTTTCCACGCACGATCGGGCAGGCCGTGGCGCTGGATGGCCTGCTGCACGAGCTGGGGCGTCCGCTGACGGTGGTGCTGCAACCGCTGGTTGAGCGCGAGGATGTGGTGCGACGGCTGGCCGCGCGGCGCGAATGTCGTAGCTGCGCCACCCCGGTGCAGCTTCAGGCGCAGCCGACGCTGCCGGCCTGCCCACGCTGCGGCGGCGAGCTGGTGCAGCGCGCCGACGACACCCCCGAGGTCATTCTGCAGCGCATCCGGGTCTATGAACAGCAGACCGCACCGCTGGTGGAGTACTACCGCGGCGCCGGTCTGTTGGCGCCGGTGGACGGGCGTGGCACGCCGCAGGAGGTGGCCGAACGGCTCTGCACCGTGATCGAAGGACGCAGCCGGCGCGCCGCGCTGCCACGCGCGGCGGAGGTGAGTCGCGCGCTGGGGGCATAA
- a CDS encoding AEC family transporter, whose protein sequence is MSDAVQILLQIFLLVGLGLLVRRHNILPRDQTVQVFNMAVINLTLPATVFLGLMNIREFSWQLVTIPVIAVIVICASGLIAALIAHRLRLRRATAGAVVITSMCGSTGFFGTPIFGALARSNPEAYSQTVGMAALYSEIGTLIPLLTIVTIVAAWYGEKQALTLERVLTGLFKFLPFVALVLGLIFWPETHSGRFPQAIRGTLGFLGQATVMLAMVALGMTVTIRDFSQYLRSVLSVNVVKLIIAPLIALALSALFGLGPQARFVVVIESALPAIVIAIAYADQYKLDVELASTAVFTTFVFSLITLPIFAAIAG, encoded by the coding sequence GTGAGCGACGCTGTCCAGATTCTGCTGCAAATCTTCCTGCTGGTAGGGCTGGGGCTGCTGGTCCGCCGGCACAACATCCTGCCGCGCGATCAGACTGTGCAGGTCTTCAACATGGCGGTGATCAACCTGACCCTGCCGGCGACCGTGTTTTTGGGCCTGATGAACATCCGCGAGTTCTCCTGGCAACTGGTCACCATCCCGGTGATCGCGGTAATCGTGATCTGCGCCTCGGGACTGATCGCCGCCCTGATCGCCCACCGCCTGCGACTGCGACGTGCGACCGCCGGGGCCGTGGTGATCACCAGCATGTGCGGCTCGACCGGCTTCTTCGGCACGCCCATCTTCGGCGCGCTGGCGCGCAGCAACCCGGAGGCCTATAGCCAGACCGTCGGCATGGCCGCGCTCTACAGCGAGATCGGCACGCTGATTCCGCTGCTGACGATCGTCACCATCGTCGCGGCGTGGTACGGCGAGAAGCAGGCGTTGACGCTGGAACGGGTCTTGACCGGCCTGTTCAAATTTCTGCCGTTCGTTGCGCTGGTGCTGGGGCTGATCTTCTGGCCGGAGACGCACAGCGGGCGCTTTCCGCAAGCGATCCGCGGCACCCTCGGCTTTCTGGGCCAGGCCACGGTGATGCTGGCGATGGTCGCGCTGGGGATGACGGTGACCATCCGCGACTTTTCGCAATACCTACGCTCGGTGCTATCAGTCAATGTGGTCAAGCTGATCATCGCGCCGCTGATCGCGCTGGCGCTGAGCGCTCTGTTTGGACTGGGGCCGCAGGCGCGCTTCGTGGTAGTGATCGAATCGGCGCTACCGGCGATTGTGATCGCCATCGCCTACGCCGACCAGTACAAGCTTGATGTCGAGCTGGCCAGCACCGCGGTCTTCACCACCTTTGTCTTCTCGCTGATCACCCTGCCGATCTTCGCCGCCATCGCCGGCTGA
- a CDS encoding BTAD domain-containing putative transcriptional regulator translates to MLSEGLILRSKLTPPRPPRHVLLRAALTARLRAALECRLTLVQAGTGYGKTTALAALAGGTAPLFWYSADEQDADAQRWLAHLIACFRLGLPRLSDAPLALLRERHADEARRSLQQVLDALLNALHEALSEPSLLVIDDAHLITAAAESGALLERLIEFAPPALHLVLATRYPLPWVGLARWRARGDVLEINRTHLAFTPEEIATLFRETYGLACSADEISALADKTEGWPIALQMVWQGLRNGVAGDAATLLAQGPTTLAALFDYLARDVLGKLPPTIATFLRETAVLRELTPEACAAVTGRDDSAELLAQIDELNLFIVALGERHYRYHHLFHDFLRQQAITQPDALRARHVRAARFFAARDAADEAIYHWLAAGEHTAAAQAIAQAGERVLRQGQLATLLGWIDALPPAIVAEQPALQALLGDAYRLRSRFDEALAWYQQAEQSWRARGDLSGVSRALRGQALVFLDQVRPAQAEHLLQEALRISDRIADRQAQARLLTMLAENKLNLGKPAEAEQLRAAARALRDEGPGEDLLSVRVKLRTGQLDTAQRLLEAWTDACAPTLPPKGQREALLILALIHVLRGQAEAGQARAEQGLALSQELQSPFGMAVAQMRLGHARQLQARTAPPAQRATLLAEAARCYETAVALGDELSVRRIRAEAMWGLTRLAGFHGDPQTAQRRAAEGVEVCVWAGDQWLAAMIELTLGASLLLAGQDEAATELLSRVLAALRGCGDRFGQAAARLWLALAYHRQGQTAALLACLDELLALSETQRYDFLFGAAPTLLGPPDPRCLVPLLVTARHHGRHAAYARRLLAGLGLSSVQIHPGYQLRVWTLGQFRVARGEQEVEPRDWQRDKARQLFQLLLTCRDRWLQRDEIAELLWPHLSAEAAARDFKVALNALNKALEPGRAPDAPFAFVVRDGTAYRLRPEADLWFDAAAFEEGCREGLRLLEGDAAAGMARLSAALELYGGEYLPDALYEDWALVTRDRLRALFLHAATRLAEAWLERERLDASIALVQRMLGYDRCWEPAYRLLLRIYARQGNRALIERVYQRCTATLQEQLGIDPSPETVRLYSRLAR, encoded by the coding sequence ATGTTGTCCGAAGGTCTGATCCTGCGATCCAAGCTAACACCCCCGCGGCCGCCCCGACATGTGCTGCTGCGCGCGGCGCTGACGGCACGGCTGCGCGCGGCGCTGGAGTGCCGCCTGACGCTGGTGCAGGCCGGCACGGGCTATGGCAAAACCACGGCCCTGGCCGCGCTGGCCGGTGGGACCGCCCCGCTCTTCTGGTACAGCGCCGACGAGCAGGACGCCGACGCACAGCGCTGGCTGGCACATCTGATCGCCTGTTTCCGCTTGGGCCTGCCACGCCTGTCTGATGCGCCGCTGGCGCTGCTGCGCGAACGGCATGCCGATGAGGCGCGTCGGTCGCTCCAGCAGGTGTTGGATGCGCTGCTCAACGCACTGCACGAAGCGCTGAGCGAGCCGTCGCTGCTGGTGATCGATGATGCCCACCTGATCACGGCGGCGGCTGAGTCCGGCGCGCTACTGGAGCGCTTGATCGAATTTGCACCGCCGGCGCTGCACCTGGTCCTGGCGACGCGCTATCCGCTGCCCTGGGTCGGGCTGGCGCGTTGGCGGGCGCGTGGTGATGTGTTGGAGATCAACCGCACGCACCTGGCCTTCACGCCGGAGGAGATCGCCACCCTGTTTCGCGAAACCTACGGCCTGGCTTGCAGCGCCGACGAGATCAGCGCCCTGGCCGACAAAACCGAGGGCTGGCCGATCGCGCTGCAGATGGTCTGGCAGGGGCTGCGCAACGGCGTAGCCGGCGATGCCGCGACGCTGCTGGCGCAGGGGCCGACCACACTGGCGGCGCTCTTCGACTACCTGGCGCGCGATGTGCTGGGCAAGCTGCCGCCGACGATCGCCACCTTTCTGCGCGAAACGGCAGTGCTGCGCGAACTGACACCAGAGGCCTGCGCGGCGGTGACCGGTCGGGATGATAGCGCCGAACTATTGGCGCAGATCGATGAACTCAATCTGTTCATCGTCGCGCTGGGCGAGCGTCACTACCGCTACCACCACCTGTTTCACGATTTTTTGCGCCAGCAGGCAATCACGCAGCCCGACGCGCTGCGCGCGCGGCATGTGCGCGCTGCCCGCTTCTTCGCGGCGCGCGACGCCGCCGACGAGGCGATCTACCACTGGCTGGCGGCGGGCGAGCACACGGCAGCGGCGCAGGCGATCGCGCAGGCCGGCGAGCGCGTACTGCGGCAGGGCCAGCTCGCAACGTTGCTGGGCTGGATCGACGCGCTGCCGCCCGCGATCGTGGCCGAACAGCCGGCCCTCCAGGCGCTGCTGGGCGACGCCTACCGCCTGCGCAGCCGCTTCGACGAGGCACTGGCCTGGTACCAGCAGGCCGAGCAGAGCTGGCGCGCGCGTGGCGATCTGAGCGGCGTCAGTCGCGCGCTGCGCGGTCAGGCGCTGGTCTTTCTCGATCAGGTGCGGCCAGCGCAGGCCGAGCACCTGTTGCAGGAGGCGCTGCGCATCAGCGATCGCATCGCCGATCGGCAGGCGCAGGCCCGCCTGCTGACCATGCTGGCCGAAAACAAGCTCAACCTGGGCAAGCCCGCCGAAGCCGAACAGCTCCGCGCGGCGGCGCGCGCGCTGCGCGACGAGGGTCCCGGCGAGGATCTGCTCAGCGTGCGCGTCAAACTGCGCACCGGCCAGCTCGACACGGCGCAGCGCCTGCTGGAGGCCTGGACCGACGCGTGCGCGCCTACGCTGCCGCCCAAGGGCCAGCGCGAAGCGCTGCTGATCCTGGCGCTGATTCACGTGCTGCGCGGCCAGGCCGAGGCCGGACAGGCGCGCGCCGAGCAAGGGCTGGCCCTGAGCCAGGAGCTGCAATCACCCTTTGGCATGGCCGTCGCGCAGATGCGCCTGGGCCACGCGCGTCAACTGCAGGCGCGCACGGCGCCGCCGGCGCAGCGCGCCACGTTGCTGGCCGAGGCGGCGCGCTGCTATGAAACGGCGGTGGCCTTGGGCGATGAGCTGTCGGTGCGGCGCATTCGTGCTGAGGCGATGTGGGGCCTGACGCGGCTGGCCGGCTTCCATGGCGATCCCCAAACGGCGCAGCGCCGCGCCGCGGAGGGCGTTGAGGTCTGTGTCTGGGCCGGCGATCAGTGGCTGGCAGCCATGATCGAACTGACCCTGGGCGCCAGCCTGCTGCTGGCCGGGCAGGACGAGGCCGCGACCGAGCTGTTGAGTCGTGTGCTGGCAGCGTTGCGTGGCTGCGGCGATCGCTTTGGCCAGGCGGCGGCACGCCTCTGGCTGGCGCTGGCCTACCATAGGCAGGGACAGACCGCTGCGCTGCTGGCCTGCCTGGATGAGCTGTTGGCGCTCAGCGAAACGCAGCGCTACGATTTTCTGTTCGGTGCGGCGCCCACGCTGCTCGGACCGCCCGATCCGCGCTGCCTGGTGCCCTTGCTGGTGACGGCGCGCCACCACGGGCGCCATGCCGCCTATGCGCGCCGGCTGCTGGCCGGCTTGGGCCTGAGCAGCGTGCAGATCCATCCTGGCTATCAGTTGCGCGTGTGGACGCTGGGGCAGTTTCGCGTAGCGCGTGGCGAGCAGGAGGTCGAGCCACGCGACTGGCAGCGCGACAAGGCGCGGCAGCTCTTTCAACTGTTGCTGACCTGCCGCGATCGCTGGTTGCAGCGCGACGAGATTGCCGAGCTGCTCTGGCCGCATCTGTCGGCGGAGGCGGCGGCGCGCGATTTCAAGGTGGCGCTCAATGCGCTCAACAAAGCGCTGGAACCGGGTCGCGCTCCCGACGCGCCGTTTGCCTTCGTGGTGCGCGACGGCACCGCCTATCGTTTGCGTCCGGAGGCCGATCTCTGGTTCGACGCCGCCGCCTTCGAGGAGGGCTGCCGTGAGGGACTACGCCTGCTCGAAGGCGATGCTGCTGCGGGTATGGCCCGCCTCAGCGCCGCGCTGGAGCTCTATGGCGGTGAGTACCTGCCCGACGCGCTCTACGAAGACTGGGCACTGGTCACCCGCGATCGTTTGCGCGCGCTGTTCTTGCACGCTGCGACGCGATTGGCCGAGGCATGGCTGGAGCGCGAGCGGCTGGACGCTAGTATCGCCCTCGTGCAGCGCATGCTCGGCTATGATCGCTGTTGGGAGCCGGCCTACCGTCTCTTGCTGCGCATCTATGCCCGCCAGGGCAACCGCGCGCTGATCGAGCGCGTCTATCAGCGCTGCACCGCCACGCTCCAGGAACAGCTCGGCATCGATCCCTCGCCTGAAACGGTGCGGCTCTACAGCCGCCTGGCGCGCTGA
- the speD gene encoding adenosylmethionine decarboxylase, which translates to MTERAIEAPIVLGKHLIAELWGASPDAFNDPDLIRESLVAAAERGNFTILDVHVHTFSPHGVTGVLVLAESHISIHTWPEYNYAALDVFTCAGDPWAALEELKARLHVARVEVRELDRGLLRTLAPGATVPAGHRAHSV; encoded by the coding sequence ATGACTGAGCGAGCCATCGAAGCACCGATCGTGCTGGGAAAGCATCTGATCGCTGAACTGTGGGGAGCATCGCCGGATGCGTTCAACGATCCCGATCTGATTCGGGAGAGTCTGGTGGCTGCGGCAGAACGCGGGAACTTCACCATTCTCGACGTACATGTGCATACGTTCTCGCCCCATGGGGTGACAGGTGTGCTGGTTCTCGCTGAGTCGCACATCTCGATCCATACCTGGCCCGAATACAACTATGCGGCGCTGGATGTGTTTACCTGCGCCGGCGATCCCTGGGCCGCACTGGAAGAGTTGAAAGCGAGGTTGCATGTTGCCCGTGTGGAGGTCCGCGAGCTGGATCGCGGCCTGCTCCGAACGCTGGCACCCGGGGCAACAGTCCCTGCTGGGCATCGAGCGCATTCTGTATAG